The DNA sequence AAAAAATCTATCATCTAAAAATAAATCGCTTAAGCATTGGCAAATAAAAATCTTTAGTGCAACATGGATTGCGTATGTCGGATATTATTTTGCACGCAAAGCATTTTATGTAGTTAAAAGTCCGCTTGCAGATTCATTAAGTTTTACTGCATTAGATTTAGCCCATCTCGGAACAGCTTATTTAGTTTTTTACATGGTAGGTCAATATTCAAGTGCATATTTTGGAAGGAAACTTGGTCCAAAACTTTTATTACTTCTTGGAATGGGTATTTCTTTAACATGTAATTTTGTTTTTGGGCTTTCAAATAGTTTTTGGACAATTTTACTATTTCTATCATTAAACGGTTTGGCTCAGGGTACTGGATGGCCCGGATGTATTGGATCACTTGCATTTTGGTTTAAACGGGAAAAAAGAGGAACAATATTAGGATTTTGGTCAACATGCTATCAAGTGGGATCTGTAATTTCAACTTCTTTTGCAGCATACATTCTTGGTGAGTTTGGCTGGAGATGGTCTTTTTTTGGAGCTTCAATTGTATTACTGATTATTTGGTTTATTGTATTATTTATGCATCCAAACAGACCAGAAGATGTTGGACTTGAACCAATTGAAGAAGAAGATGTAACTTGTGAAAATGAGAATCTTAATTCCGGTAAATTGGGTTGGTCAAAAGATGTATGGGCTACCGTTATTACAATGGGTTTAATCTATTTTACAATAAAATTTTTACGTTATGCTCTTTGGAGTTGGGTTCCGTTTTTTTTCAATAAGAATTTTTCTATGGATGTTAGTAATGCGGGATATTTATCAGTAGTATTTGATTTAGCTGGATTTGCCGGTGTTTTATTTGCAGGTTTTGTATCCGATAAAATTTTTAAAGGAAAACGATCTTTATTATCGGCAATTATGCTTAGTCTTATGGCTTTTGCTTTTATATTGATGTATGTTAAAGGCGAATCAAGTTTATTATTTTTTACTATTTCTATGGGAATTGCCGGATTTATGTTATACGGACCGGATTCTCTAATTTCCGGTGTGGGTGCAATTGATGTTGGTTCAAAGCGAGGGGCATTAACTGCTGCGGGAATTATAAACGGAACAGGTTCAATCGGTCCAATTTTCCAAGAAGAAATTATTGGATGGCTTTATACAAAATACAATCAAGAATTAACTCCTATCTTAATTTTATTAGTCTCAATGGCGCTTTTAAGTGCGTTACTTACTTTTTATCTTTGGTGGAAATCAAAGAAAGGTGAAGTAAATTTATAAAATGCTATTTCCCAATACCTCACTTCCCCTTTTACAGTTTTTCTTTTATCTGAGATGATTTTTTTGAAAAATATTTTTCTGAATAAAAATCAATTTACATTTAGTTCAAAAAAATTTTATAAAGAATATAAGTTAAAATTTAGATGTCAGATTTGGGAAGGATTTTAAGTTGATAATTTTTAAAGACTCAACTTCAATACGAAATTGAGTCTTTAAGAAATTCTTATGCAGTTTTATTTTAATTCTTTTACAAAAATATTTTTAAAAGAAACTCTTGCATCGCTATCATGATTTTGCAATCCAAAGTAACCGGAGGAAGAAAAATCTTTAATTTTACCTCTTGGTTCGGCATTCCAATCATTTACTAAAACATCATTAAGTTCTACTTTTATATTATTTCCAACAACTGTAATTCTGTAATGATTCCATTCACCGGTTGGTTTCACTGCATCTTCTTTAGCTGGTTCAGCATCGTATACAGAGCCGGTTTTATGACTTGGATCGGCATCATCATCAATTTGAATTTCAAAAGAATGATATATATAATCATCACTTGTAACAACTTCCGGTACTCTAAAAAATATTCCGGAATTTGTTTGAGGAGCCAAACATTTATATTCTAAATCAAGAACGAAATTATCATATTTTTTTACGCTATACCAAAATAATCCCATACCACCGCTTGATGTAAGAACACCCGTATTTTCATCCAAATCAAAATATCCAGGACCATAATGGTTCCAACCATGTTTATTGTATTTTCCATTATCATTTGAACCAAGAACTTCTGTAAAACCTTTGTAATAAGTTATACTTTTAATATAATCCAATCCTTTAGCTATTGACGAACTTGGATCAGGTTGTTCATCTTCCCTTTCATGCTCGATAGAAAAAGTTCCTTTGTAATTTTGAAGTGTTAACTCAGCTAAAATATCATGAATATTAACTTTGCCAGAACCGAATGGAACATCTTCAGCTTCTTTAACACCGGCTTTATCTAAATCTTTAAGATGAACATTATGAATTCTTCCTTTAAATAATCTCAAAGCTTCAAGAGGATTTATTCCGCTTCTTAGCCAATGACCGGTATCTCCGCAAATTCCAATTCTCGAATCAAGACCATCAACATTTTTCATAACAGTTTCGGGATTCCAATATTTTGAAGGCTGCGGATGATTATGAATTCCAACTTTTATATTGTATTCTTTTACCATTTTATCAACAATTGAATAATCATCATAACTAGGCTCTAACATTATGACTTTAATTCCCATTTTTTTTGCAAAGTCAAAAGTTTTTCTTGCATCGGTTTCATTGTTTTCAAAATTAGTTACACCAAATGCACGTAAAGTAATTCCGTATTCTGCAAGTTTATCTTTAACCATTTTCATATCATCTTCACTCATTCCTGGACGCATTGTTTTTTCATCATTGTTTGCGAATAATTTTTGACCAGGAAAAGCTTCAAGATATTTTATTCCTAATTTGTTAACTTTTTCTAAAGTTTCCATAAACGAAAGTTGTCTAAATGTCCAGCATTGCATTGCCGCAGGAATTTCTTTAATTCTTACATCAGAATAATTTGTTTTCATAACTTCTTCTTTTACATCATTTAATTTTTTTTGTGAAAAAATATTTGATAATGAAATTAGAAATAATAATAAAGTCACATATTTGAGTTGTTTCATAAAATCTCCATTCTATTTTTTTAATTTTGGATTCCATTCGCCTTTAGCAACTTTTGGAACAAAAGTATCTAAATCCGGCGGAGGAAATTTAATTGTTGTTTCTTCTTCAGCACTTTTGTAAGCTGACATTAATAATTCTGTAACATTCACTCCATCGCTAAAATTTTCCTCAGGTCTTTTTCCATTTAGGAAAGATTGTACCATGTGCCTATTTTCAACATCGTAACCATATGCATTTTCTTCATTACTTACAATCGGCATTAAGCCAACTTCGGCATTTTGTTTTTCTACCAAATCTTCTCCCTGCTTACCTTGAATATCTCTGCTTAAAAATATTTTCATATCTGTATCAAGCGAATTTATAGAAAGAGAATATTCGGGACCAAGAACTTCCATACTTAATCTCAAACCGGCTCCAACATAGCACCAAGAAGTTGTGGTTTCAACAATAATTTTATCATTGTTTTCATCTTTATATTCAATTACTGAACGAGCATAATCTTCAGAAGGTCGGTTTTGATAATCCACTTTTCCATTGCTATTTTTTGAAAGAATTTGAGAATATTTTGGAATTTGCCATTTTAAACATTCTGTATGTGCAGTTATTTTTACCGGAGTTAAACTTTCCCGCGGTTTTCCGGGTTCTGTTAACAAATAACGCGCAACTTCAACGGAGTGACACATCATATCATTTAATACTCCTCCACCTTGTAATGAACCTTCCCAAAACCAAGGCATATGTGGACCGCTATGTTCTTC is a window from the Ignavibacteriota bacterium genome containing:
- a CDS encoding DUF1080 domain-containing protein, coding for MKQLKYVTLLLFLISLSNIFSQKKLNDVKEEVMKTNYSDVRIKEIPAAMQCWTFRQLSFMETLEKVNKLGIKYLEAFPGQKLFANNDEKTMRPGMSEDDMKMVKDKLAEYGITLRAFGVTNFENNETDARKTFDFAKKMGIKVIMLEPSYDDYSIVDKMVKEYNIKVGIHNHPQPSKYWNPETVMKNVDGLDSRIGICGDTGHWLRSGINPLEALRLFKGRIHNVHLKDLDKAGVKEAEDVPFGSGKVNIHDILAELTLQNYKGTFSIEHEREDEQPDPSSSIAKGLDYIKSITYYKGFTEVLGSNDNGKYNKHGWNHYGPGYFDLDENTGVLTSSGGMGLFWYSVKKYDNFVLDLEYKCLAPQTNSGIFFRVPEVVTSDDYIYHSFEIQIDDDADPSHKTGSVYDAEPAKEDAVKPTGEWNHYRITVVGNNIKVELNDVLVNDWNAEPRGKIKDFSSSGYFGLQNHDSDARVSFKNIFVKELK
- a CDS encoding MFS transporter, coding for MKKNLSSKNKSLKHWQIKIFSATWIAYVGYYFARKAFYVVKSPLADSLSFTALDLAHLGTAYLVFYMVGQYSSAYFGRKLGPKLLLLLGMGISLTCNFVFGLSNSFWTILLFLSLNGLAQGTGWPGCIGSLAFWFKREKRGTILGFWSTCYQVGSVISTSFAAYILGEFGWRWSFFGASIVLLIIWFIVLFMHPNRPEDVGLEPIEEEDVTCENENLNSGKLGWSKDVWATVITMGLIYFTIKFLRYALWSWVPFFFNKNFSMDVSNAGYLSVVFDLAGFAGVLFAGFVSDKIFKGKRSLLSAIMLSLMAFAFILMYVKGESSLLFFTISMGIAGFMLYGPDSLISGVGAIDVGSKRGALTAAGIINGTGSIGPIFQEEIIGWLYTKYNQELTPILILLVSMALLSALLTFYLWWKSKKGEVNL
- a CDS encoding Gfo/Idh/MocA family oxidoreductase, yielding MVKKRLGVGIIGTGFIGRFHIRSWVSVRDGDINGIFDKNINSANEAAALVKQLKVGEPQVHNSIADLVADPNIDAVWILTPNFTRLEVMEEIVNAIESGKGELIGVACEKPLGRNVYEAKKMLELAEKVNLLDGYLEDQIFAPTTNRGKQLLWSRGANAGRPYLARAAEEHSGPHMPWFWEGSLQGGGVLNDMMCHSVEVARYLLTEPGKPRESLTPVKITAHTECLKWQIPKYSQILSKNSNGKVDYQNRPSEDYARSVIEYKDENNDKIIVETTTSWCYVGAGLRLSMEVLGPEYSLSINSLDTDMKIFLSRDIQGKQGEDLVEKQNAEVGLMPIVSNEENAYGYDVENRHMVQSFLNGKRPEENFSDGVNVTELLMSAYKSAEEETTIKFPPPDLDTFVPKVAKGEWNPKLKK